One window of Xanthomonas sp. 10-10 genomic DNA carries:
- a CDS encoding PAS domain S-box protein, whose protein sequence is MIIASPLLGATYLLGHTPPADHPMTVLLPPVPIPANDALRVDAVRRLGVLDTEAEAEFDDIAWLAAHVTGAPMALVSLLDADRQWFKARCGTDLEGTPRSVSFCSYAVMGTELMEVPDAEADPRFVNNPLVAAAPGVRSYVGVPLVGREGYAYGTLCTLSTKSRVLDDDQKQALIRLARQAVSQLEARRDRLDAQAQRQTLSMLLEAMPDGVVACGTDGLLREFNHAARQWHGTDPRVLPPAQWAQHFDLYSADGNRLLPTDAIPLLRAWRGEHVRNAELVIRANGQPPRSVLCNADPVVGDKGTALGAVCVMHDITQLKDASAALSAERARLQALVDASQDVAIIAFDPQGRIELFNPGAEQLLGYAADEVLGSSPSRFHLQAELERHMATLALSPPAYVELAAAAAGNVLAEELWTLVRKNGELRRVRLCFNVIHDAQQGLAGYLAMAIDVTAELQAQAAAQLAAERFTGAFETAPQGMAIVSLDGAWRDVNPSLCSILGYPREQLLRTTFQQITHPDDLEMDLQLVQQLIAGKRDSYSLAKRYISQQGAVIWAQLSVSLVRDGSGAPVHFVSQIQDVTERHVAAERLAESEARLRAISDATPALVSQFDAGQRCLFANEAHRDWLGVEPASLVGSPITHLMGAPLSATARAALAQVAQGQRASFEHVLQMGGNARDMEITLVPENRRLPGQAHGFFLMAQDVTAHKTLHRLMHERATRDALTGLPNRHAWTEALQNAVLQAHQLQRAVAVMFLDLDGFKRINDTYGHRAGDAVLVEFGHCLQRAVEGRYLVARLAGDEFVVLLDNLQTPKADCARVAERIRHAASAGALFGEQRLPIQPSIGVAWQHGDQAEAASLMHAADEAMYAAKNARCSKDAAMNRRDAAR, encoded by the coding sequence TTGATCATCGCCTCGCCGTTACTTGGGGCGACCTACCTTCTTGGCCATACGCCGCCCGCCGATCACCCCATGACCGTCCTGTTGCCGCCCGTGCCGATTCCCGCCAACGACGCCTTGCGCGTGGACGCGGTCCGCCGGCTGGGGGTGCTGGACACCGAGGCCGAGGCCGAGTTCGACGATATCGCCTGGCTGGCGGCGCATGTCACCGGCGCACCGATGGCACTGGTGTCGCTGCTGGACGCCGACCGGCAATGGTTCAAGGCGCGCTGCGGTACCGACCTGGAGGGCACGCCGCGCAGCGTGTCGTTCTGCTCCTACGCGGTGATGGGGACCGAGTTGATGGAAGTGCCCGACGCCGAGGCCGACCCACGCTTCGTCAACAACCCGTTGGTGGCCGCCGCGCCCGGTGTGCGCTCCTATGTCGGGGTGCCGCTGGTCGGCCGCGAAGGCTATGCCTATGGCACCTTGTGCACGCTCAGCACCAAGTCGCGCGTACTCGACGACGATCAGAAACAGGCACTGATCCGCCTGGCGCGGCAGGCGGTCAGCCAGCTGGAAGCGCGCCGCGACCGGCTCGATGCGCAGGCGCAGCGGCAGACCCTGAGCATGTTGCTGGAAGCCATGCCTGACGGCGTGGTGGCCTGCGGCACCGATGGTCTGCTGCGCGAGTTCAACCACGCCGCGCGGCAATGGCATGGCACCGACCCGCGCGTGCTGCCGCCGGCGCAATGGGCGCAGCATTTCGACCTTTACAGCGCAGACGGCAACCGGCTGCTGCCCACCGACGCCATCCCGCTGCTGCGCGCCTGGCGCGGCGAGCACGTGCGCAATGCAGAACTGGTGATCCGTGCCAACGGTCAGCCTCCGCGCAGCGTGCTGTGCAATGCAGACCCCGTGGTCGGCGACAAGGGCACTGCGCTGGGCGCGGTCTGCGTGATGCACGACATCACCCAGCTCAAGGACGCGTCGGCGGCCTTGTCTGCCGAGCGCGCGCGGCTGCAGGCGCTGGTGGATGCCTCGCAGGACGTGGCGATCATCGCTTTCGACCCGCAGGGGCGCATCGAGCTGTTCAATCCCGGTGCCGAACAACTGCTGGGCTACGCGGCCGACGAAGTGCTGGGCAGCTCTCCGTCGCGGTTCCACCTGCAGGCCGAGCTGGAGCGTCACATGGCCACACTGGCGTTGTCGCCACCGGCGTATGTGGAACTGGCTGCGGCCGCCGCCGGCAATGTGCTGGCCGAAGAATTGTGGACCCTGGTGCGCAAGAACGGCGAGCTGCGCCGGGTGCGGCTGTGCTTCAACGTCATCCACGATGCGCAGCAAGGCCTGGCCGGCTATCTGGCCATGGCCATCGACGTCACCGCCGAACTGCAGGCGCAGGCCGCCGCGCAATTGGCCGCCGAACGCTTCACCGGCGCCTTCGAAACCGCACCGCAGGGCATGGCGATCGTCTCGCTGGATGGCGCCTGGCGCGACGTTAATCCGTCCTTGTGCAGCATCCTCGGCTACCCGCGCGAGCAATTGCTGCGCACCACCTTCCAGCAGATCACCCACCCGGACGATCTGGAAATGGACCTGCAGCTGGTACAGCAATTGATCGCCGGCAAGCGCGATAGCTACAGCCTGGCCAAGCGCTACATCAGCCAGCAAGGCGCAGTGATCTGGGCGCAGCTGTCGGTGTCGCTGGTGCGCGACGGTAGCGGTGCACCGGTGCATTTCGTTTCGCAGATCCAGGACGTCACCGAACGCCATGTCGCCGCCGAACGCCTGGCCGAGAGCGAAGCGCGGCTGCGCGCGATCAGCGACGCCACCCCGGCGCTGGTCAGCCAGTTCGATGCCGGCCAACGCTGCCTGTTCGCCAACGAAGCGCACCGCGATTGGCTGGGCGTGGAGCCGGCCAGCCTGGTCGGGTCGCCGATTACGCATCTGATGGGCGCGCCGCTCAGCGCGACCGCTCGCGCCGCGCTGGCGCAGGTGGCCCAAGGGCAGCGCGCCAGCTTCGAGCACGTGTTGCAGATGGGTGGCAACGCACGCGATATGGAGATCACCCTGGTGCCGGAAAACCGGCGCCTGCCGGGGCAGGCACACGGGTTTTTCCTGATGGCGCAGGACGTCACCGCGCACAAGACCCTGCACCGCCTGATGCACGAGCGCGCCACCCGCGATGCGCTGACCGGCCTGCCCAACCGCCACGCCTGGACCGAGGCATTGCAGAACGCCGTGCTGCAGGCGCACCAGTTGCAACGCGCGGTGGCGGTGATGTTTCTGGATCTGGATGGCTTCAAACGCATCAACGACACCTACGGTCACCGCGCCGGCGACGCGGTGCTGGTGGAGTTCGGTCATTGCCTGCAACGCGCGGTGGAAGGCCGTTACCTGGTCGCGCGTCTGGCCGGCGACGAATTCGTGGTGCTGCTGGACAATCTGCAGACGCCCAAGGCCGACTGCGCCCGGGTTGCCGAGCGCATCCGCCATGCGGCCTCCGCCGGCGCCCTGTTCGGCGAGCAGCGGCTACCGATCCAACCCAGCATCGGCGTGGCCTGGCAACACGGCGACCAGGCCGAGGCGGCAAGCCTGATGCATGCCGCAGACGAGGCGATGTACGCCGCAAAGAACGCGCGCTGCAGCAAGGACGCCGCAATGAACCGCCGCGACGCTGCGCGTTGA
- a CDS encoding methyl-accepting chemotaxis protein gives MRRHVANLPLTRKFVLLCTLLTVGVILLAVAAARLQYLDLIEARKLSVKTEVEMGLTVMQHYADKVKAGELTADQAKEAARTTLADMRTNDGVDYFFIVDPQMRILMHPKRPVGTDMTDYKSDAGQYVYRDIKTAIDSGDGFSYYDAPKPGKKEQLPKISYAKTFPAWNWVLVMGVYAEDIQVQAWGFTRTLTLIGGALVALVIGLCWLIASAMAAPLRAASRTAEAIASGRFDNDIRVESRDETGQLMHSMQQMQNQLQRFNGEMQTMIRLQQGENIAHRIPEDFPGDYGSLAHGVNTVVFEHLDAINEAMDLMGDYGRGDLRRDMRRLPGQRAALHEALDTVKGNLSAINSDIARLADAAARGDFSARGEQARYQFAFAEMVQALNRLMQQADAGLDDVGRIMAAIADGDLSQRVESHYEGAFGRLADAANRTAIQLTSIVQGIQQSAEMINTAAGEIASGNADLSTRTEHQAANLEETAASMEELTSTVRQNADNARQANQLVKGTGDVAESGGRVVQEVVTTMQAITQSSARISDIIGVIDGIAFQTNILALNAAVEAARAGEQGRGFAVVATEVRALAQRSAGAAKEIKQLISDSVEKVEQGSALVQQAGSTMTEVVSSVKRVTDIMAEITAASTEQSAGIEQVSTTVMQLDEMTQQNAALVEEATAAARSLEDQAADLTRAVAVFQLAPAQPGSMQRHRVEKAA, from the coding sequence TTGCGTCGCCATGTTGCCAATCTTCCGCTGACCCGCAAATTCGTGCTGTTGTGCACGCTGTTGACGGTAGGCGTGATTCTGCTCGCGGTCGCCGCGGCGCGCCTGCAATACCTGGACCTGATCGAGGCGCGCAAGCTCAGCGTCAAGACCGAGGTCGAGATGGGCCTCACGGTGATGCAGCACTACGCCGACAAGGTCAAAGCCGGCGAACTGACCGCCGACCAGGCAAAGGAAGCCGCGCGCACCACGCTCGCGGACATGCGCACCAACGATGGCGTGGATTACTTCTTCATCGTCGACCCGCAGATGCGCATCCTGATGCATCCCAAGCGCCCGGTCGGCACCGACATGACCGACTACAAGAGCGATGCCGGGCAGTACGTGTATCGCGACATCAAGACCGCGATCGACAGCGGCGATGGCTTCAGCTATTACGACGCGCCCAAGCCGGGCAAGAAGGAACAGCTTCCAAAGATCAGCTACGCCAAGACGTTTCCGGCCTGGAACTGGGTGCTGGTGATGGGCGTGTACGCCGAGGACATCCAGGTGCAGGCGTGGGGCTTTACCCGCACCCTGACCCTGATCGGCGGCGCGCTGGTCGCACTGGTGATCGGCCTGTGCTGGTTGATCGCCTCGGCGATGGCCGCACCGTTGCGTGCCGCCTCACGCACCGCCGAGGCGATTGCCTCGGGCCGTTTCGACAACGACATCCGGGTGGAATCGCGCGATGAAACCGGGCAACTGATGCACAGCATGCAGCAGATGCAGAACCAGCTGCAGCGCTTCAACGGCGAGATGCAGACCATGATCCGGCTGCAGCAGGGCGAGAACATCGCGCACCGCATTCCGGAGGATTTCCCCGGCGATTACGGCAGCCTGGCGCATGGCGTGAACACGGTGGTGTTCGAACATCTGGATGCCATCAACGAGGCGATGGACCTGATGGGCGACTACGGCCGTGGCGATCTGCGCCGCGACATGCGTCGCCTGCCCGGCCAGCGCGCGGCGCTGCACGAAGCATTGGACACAGTGAAGGGCAACCTGTCGGCAATCAACAGCGACATCGCGCGCCTGGCAGATGCCGCCGCGCGTGGCGATTTCTCCGCACGCGGCGAGCAGGCGCGCTACCAGTTTGCGTTCGCCGAAATGGTGCAGGCCTTGAACCGCCTGATGCAGCAGGCCGATGCGGGCCTGGACGACGTGGGCCGCATCATGGCCGCCATTGCAGATGGCGATCTGTCGCAACGGGTGGAATCGCATTACGAAGGCGCCTTCGGACGTCTGGCCGATGCTGCCAATCGCACTGCGATCCAGCTCACCAGCATCGTGCAGGGCATCCAGCAGTCGGCCGAGATGATCAATACCGCCGCCGGCGAGATCGCCAGCGGCAACGCCGACCTGTCCACGCGCACCGAACACCAGGCCGCAAATCTTGAGGAAACCGCCGCATCGATGGAGGAGCTGACCTCCACCGTGCGCCAGAACGCAGACAACGCACGCCAGGCCAATCAACTGGTCAAGGGCACCGGCGATGTCGCCGAAAGCGGTGGCCGTGTGGTGCAGGAAGTGGTCACCACCATGCAGGCGATCACGCAATCGTCGGCGCGCATTTCCGACATCATCGGCGTCATCGACGGCATCGCCTTCCAGACCAACATCCTGGCCTTGAATGCCGCAGTGGAAGCCGCGCGCGCTGGCGAACAGGGCCGTGGCTTTGCAGTGGTCGCAACCGAGGTCCGTGCATTGGCGCAGCGTTCGGCCGGTGCGGCCAAGGAAATCAAACAGCTGATTTCCGACTCGGTGGAAAAGGTGGAGCAAGGCTCGGCGCTGGTGCAGCAGGCCGGCAGCACCATGACCGAGGTGGTCAGCTCGGTAAAGCGCGTGACCGACATCATGGCCGAGATCACCGCCGCCAGCACCGAACAGAGTGCCGGCATCGAACAGGTCAGCACCACGGTGATGCAGCTGGACGAAATGACCCAGCAGAACGCCGCGCTGGTGGAAGAAGCCACTGCGGCCGCGCGCAGCCTGGAAGACCAGGCCGCGGATCTGACGCGCGCGGTGGCGGTGTTCCAGCTGGCACCGGCGCAGCCCGGATCGATGCAGCGCCATCGCGTCGAGAAGGCTGCGTAG